From Schaalia sp. ZJ405, one genomic window encodes:
- the valS gene encoding valine--tRNA ligase, which yields MGERPDLTPTTVPAPVVPDRVGAEGLEAKWGEQWETQGTYDFDRTATREDVYSIDTPPPTVSGSLHVGHVFSYTHTDVIARYQRMLGKSVFYPMGWDDNGLPTERRVQNYYGVRVDPTLAYEENFVPPHEGGEGKSIKARDQKPISRKNFVELCERLTVEDEAQFESLWRYLGLSVDWKQHYQTIGTRARKVAQAAFLRNLARGEAYQSEAPGLWDITFQTAVAQAELESREYPGFYHRIAFHVTDADAAAQARAAGAPIEGDVDVCIETTRPELLAACVALVAHPDDERYKPLFGTTVASPVYGVEVPVLAHPEAEMDKGAGIAMCCTFGDTTDIDWWRDLDLPLRAILRKDGRILTDTPEWITTPEGIAAYEAIAGKTTFSARELVVAALRESGELKGEPTKTLRQTNFFEKGDKPLEIVTSRQWYIRNGGKTWDHPVSGVNLNDELIERGRELKFHPEFMRVRYENWVKGLNNDWLISRQRFFGVPFPLWYKIRQDGEVDYSAVITPSEDALPVDPSTDVPAGYTEAQRGVPGGFAAELDIMDTWATSSLSPEIATGWLDDEDLFSRTFPMDLRPQGQDIIRTWLFSTVVRSHLEFRSLPWKHAGISGWILDPDHKKMSKSKGNVVTPMDLLVKYGSDAVRYWATSARLGLDATFDEQQMKIGRRLAIKVLNASKFALTMGGEDASLDLDPSHVTCDLDRSVIAQLREVIETATSALATYDHSRALEVTETFFWTFCDDYLELVKERAYNREGTWNEDEAASARAALAIVIDHVVRLLAPYLPYVTEEVWSWYRTGSIHVAPWPTTSALEGVGGDREVLAQASGALIALRRVKSEAKVSPRTPYLAVTLEAPKAALAHLESVRPDLSAASKVEGELVLKAAPTSQDGEAAVRVASFELGEAPARKKN from the coding sequence ATGGGCGAGCGTCCCGACCTGACCCCTACGACCGTTCCAGCACCCGTGGTCCCTGACCGCGTCGGCGCCGAAGGCCTCGAAGCCAAGTGGGGTGAGCAGTGGGAAACCCAGGGAACCTACGATTTTGATCGCACGGCGACGCGCGAGGATGTCTACTCGATTGATACTCCTCCGCCTACGGTATCCGGTTCTCTCCACGTCGGTCACGTCTTCTCCTACACGCACACCGACGTTATCGCTCGCTATCAGCGCATGCTCGGCAAGTCCGTGTTCTACCCGATGGGCTGGGATGACAACGGCCTGCCAACGGAACGCCGCGTCCAGAACTACTACGGTGTTCGCGTTGATCCCACGCTTGCGTACGAGGAAAATTTTGTTCCCCCGCACGAGGGCGGCGAAGGAAAATCCATTAAAGCCCGCGACCAGAAACCGATCTCACGGAAGAACTTTGTTGAACTGTGTGAGCGTCTGACCGTTGAGGATGAGGCCCAGTTTGAGTCCCTGTGGCGTTACCTTGGCCTGTCCGTTGACTGGAAACAGCACTATCAGACGATCGGTACGCGTGCCCGCAAGGTTGCACAGGCCGCGTTCTTGCGCAACCTCGCTCGAGGTGAGGCCTACCAGAGCGAAGCACCTGGACTGTGGGACATCACCTTCCAGACGGCCGTTGCGCAAGCGGAACTCGAATCGCGTGAATACCCGGGCTTTTACCATCGCATTGCTTTCCATGTGACGGATGCGGATGCTGCCGCTCAGGCACGGGCCGCAGGTGCCCCCATTGAAGGCGACGTTGATGTCTGCATCGAGACCACGCGTCCTGAGCTTCTGGCGGCCTGCGTCGCCCTCGTTGCCCATCCCGATGATGAGCGCTACAAGCCGCTCTTTGGGACAACCGTGGCTTCACCCGTGTACGGGGTTGAGGTTCCCGTCCTCGCTCATCCCGAAGCTGAAATGGACAAGGGTGCTGGCATCGCCATGTGCTGTACCTTCGGTGACACAACCGACATTGACTGGTGGCGTGACCTGGATCTGCCGCTGCGTGCGATCCTGCGCAAAGACGGACGTATTCTCACCGATACCCCCGAGTGGATCACCACACCGGAGGGCATTGCCGCATACGAGGCAATCGCCGGTAAAACCACGTTCTCTGCCCGTGAGTTGGTTGTTGCCGCTCTTAGGGAATCCGGTGAGCTTAAAGGCGAACCAACGAAGACCCTGCGTCAGACAAACTTCTTTGAGAAAGGCGACAAGCCGCTTGAGATCGTCACCTCACGCCAGTGGTATATCCGCAACGGCGGGAAGACGTGGGATCACCCGGTCTCGGGAGTAAACCTTAACGACGAACTCATTGAGCGGGGGCGCGAACTGAAGTTCCACCCTGAATTCATGCGCGTGCGCTATGAAAACTGGGTCAAGGGACTCAACAACGACTGGCTGATTTCGCGTCAGCGTTTCTTCGGTGTCCCCTTCCCGCTGTGGTACAAGATTCGTCAGGACGGCGAGGTTGATTACTCCGCGGTCATTACCCCCAGTGAGGATGCTCTTCCGGTTGATCCGTCAACCGATGTTCCCGCGGGCTATACCGAGGCACAGCGCGGAGTTCCCGGCGGATTCGCAGCCGAACTCGACATTATGGACACCTGGGCAACCTCGTCTCTCTCCCCTGAAATTGCCACGGGATGGCTTGACGACGAGGACCTGTTCTCCCGGACTTTCCCAATGGATTTGCGTCCGCAGGGTCAGGACATTATTCGCACGTGGCTGTTCTCCACCGTTGTGCGCTCTCACCTTGAGTTCCGTTCTCTCCCGTGGAAGCACGCGGGAATTTCCGGATGGATCCTTGACCCCGACCATAAGAAGATGTCGAAGTCGAAGGGCAACGTCGTTACCCCGATGGATTTGCTCGTCAAGTACGGGTCTGACGCGGTGCGTTACTGGGCGACATCCGCACGTCTTGGCTTGGATGCCACTTTCGATGAGCAGCAGATGAAGATCGGGCGTCGCCTGGCAATCAAGGTTCTCAACGCCTCAAAGTTCGCCCTGACGATGGGCGGTGAAGATGCCAGCCTCGACCTTGATCCCTCGCACGTCACCTGTGACTTAGACCGTTCCGTTATCGCACAGCTGCGGGAGGTCATTGAAACCGCAACCAGCGCCCTGGCAACCTACGATCATTCACGCGCCCTTGAGGTCACGGAAACCTTCTTCTGGACTTTCTGTGATGACTACCTTGAGCTGGTCAAGGAACGTGCCTACAACCGTGAGGGCACATGGAACGAGGACGAGGCCGCGTCCGCACGCGCTGCCCTTGCCATCGTTATTGATCACGTCGTTCGGCTTTTGGCACCCTACCTGCCGTATGTCACCGAAGAAGTGTGGTCCTGGTATCGCACCGGCTCGATCCACGTTGCGCCGTGGCCAACAACAAGCGCTCTTGAGGGAGTTGGCGGTGACCGGGAGGTCCTCGCTCAAGCATCGGGTGCCCTCATTGCGCTGCGCCGGGTGAAGTCCGAAGCGAAGGTGTCACCGCGCACCCCCTACCTTGCTGTGACGCTTGAGGCTCCCAAGGCGGCACTTGCTCACCTTGAGTCCGTTCGCCCTGACCTCTCTGCCGCATCAAAGGTCGAGGGCGAGCTTGTGCTCAAGGCAGCTCCCACCTCTCAAGACGGTGAAGCTGCCGTGCGGGTTGCGAGCTTCGAGCTGGGCGAGGCACCCGCCCGCAAGAAGAACTAA
- a CDS encoding AMP-dependent synthetase/ligase — protein MTSPREDTPKETSDKEISDSVQADLVLVNENDKDATQATGSSPAQDGQATPETDIAADSATADALDELGENGATTALEWHAPVLVRTDEHTTIPELLKRRVQRSPRHSLILRKQTISDSWIPVTARDFYAEVQAVAAGLIALGLHAGERIAIMSHTRYEWTLLDFASWTAGLVPVPIYETSSIDQCSYVLRDAQARVVFTETITMAEVAKAAAERAGLDDVRVHSFDSEAIETLIDQGATTPRSEVSARTNGLTTDDIATIVYTSGTTGEPKGTVITHGNFTELCVNAHAWMPEIAMFPESRLLLFLPLAHVFARFLEVFQIASEGVLGLSPDTKNLLPDLATFKPTYLLVVPRVLEKIYNSADAKASAGGTRKIFRWAADVAIRYSKALDTEEGPSRSLKAQRAVADKLVYQKILKLVGGNVGYIVSGGAPLSTYLGHFYRGLGIPVLEGYGLTETVGPVSVGTPRLSKIGTVGCPLPPMSVRISDEGEVLLKGPSVFAGYNNKPEATAAAFTEDGWFKTGDLGSLDRDGYLTISGRAKEIIVTAGGKNVAPTALEDPLRAHPLISQVIVVGEKRPFISALITLDAEMLPLWLKAHSMGTMSVAEAANNIEVLASLERAVASANEHVSRAESIRKIKVLTTDFTEANGLLTPSLKVKRNVALKRFASVIDEIYGGPVED, from the coding sequence ATGACTTCTCCACGCGAAGACACCCCGAAGGAAACATCCGATAAGGAAATATCTGACTCGGTGCAGGCCGACCTCGTCCTCGTCAATGAGAACGACAAGGACGCAACCCAGGCCACTGGCTCCTCCCCCGCCCAGGATGGGCAAGCGACACCGGAAACTGACATCGCTGCCGACAGCGCCACCGCTGACGCCCTCGACGAACTCGGGGAAAACGGTGCGACCACGGCGTTGGAATGGCATGCTCCCGTGTTGGTCCGCACTGATGAGCACACAACAATTCCGGAACTCCTTAAACGCCGCGTCCAACGCTCGCCGCGGCACTCACTGATTTTACGCAAGCAAACGATCTCTGATTCGTGGATTCCCGTGACCGCACGCGACTTCTACGCCGAAGTCCAAGCTGTGGCTGCCGGACTCATTGCCTTGGGCCTTCACGCCGGTGAACGTATCGCCATCATGTCGCACACCCGCTACGAGTGGACGCTCCTTGACTTTGCCTCGTGGACCGCCGGGTTGGTTCCCGTGCCGATCTACGAAACTTCCTCGATTGACCAGTGCAGCTACGTTCTGCGTGATGCGCAAGCACGCGTGGTGTTCACGGAAACAATCACGATGGCCGAAGTGGCTAAAGCCGCTGCTGAAAGAGCCGGGCTGGATGATGTTCGCGTTCATTCCTTTGACTCCGAAGCTATTGAAACCCTCATTGATCAGGGGGCAACGACGCCGCGCTCCGAAGTCTCTGCCCGAACCAACGGCCTGACCACGGATGACATTGCGACCATTGTTTACACGTCCGGCACCACAGGCGAACCCAAAGGGACCGTCATCACGCACGGAAACTTCACCGAACTCTGCGTCAACGCCCACGCGTGGATGCCGGAGATCGCGATGTTCCCCGAATCACGGCTGCTGCTTTTCCTCCCCCTCGCGCACGTCTTTGCTCGGTTCCTTGAAGTTTTCCAGATCGCCTCCGAGGGCGTTCTCGGCCTCTCCCCTGACACGAAGAATCTCCTGCCCGACCTGGCAACCTTCAAGCCAACGTACCTGCTTGTTGTGCCGCGCGTACTGGAGAAAATCTATAACTCAGCCGATGCCAAAGCCTCTGCCGGGGGCACGCGCAAGATCTTCCGCTGGGCCGCTGACGTCGCGATCCGCTATTCCAAAGCCCTCGACACTGAGGAAGGACCGTCCCGGTCCCTCAAAGCACAGCGAGCCGTGGCCGACAAACTCGTCTACCAGAAAATTCTCAAACTCGTTGGCGGGAATGTTGGCTATATCGTCTCCGGTGGCGCTCCCCTGTCCACGTACCTTGGGCACTTCTACCGAGGCCTGGGAATCCCCGTGCTCGAAGGATATGGCCTCACCGAAACCGTTGGTCCCGTTTCCGTTGGCACGCCGCGTCTGTCGAAAATCGGTACCGTGGGATGCCCGCTCCCCCCGATGTCCGTTCGTATTTCTGACGAGGGCGAGGTTCTCCTCAAAGGTCCGTCCGTATTCGCCGGATATAACAATAAGCCCGAAGCAACCGCTGCCGCTTTCACCGAGGACGGGTGGTTTAAGACCGGCGATCTTGGCTCACTTGACCGTGACGGTTATCTGACGATCTCCGGGAGAGCGAAAGAAATCATCGTTACCGCCGGTGGGAAGAACGTTGCCCCCACCGCTTTGGAGGATCCGCTGCGCGCGCACCCCCTTATTTCTCAGGTCATCGTTGTGGGAGAAAAGCGCCCCTTCATTTCTGCTCTCATCACTCTTGACGCTGAGATGCTTCCCCTGTGGCTCAAGGCCCACAGCATGGGGACGATGTCGGTTGCCGAGGCAGCGAACAATATCGAAGTTCTTGCGTCTTTGGAACGAGCCGTTGCATCTGCCAACGAGCATGTCTCACGTGCCGAATCGATCCGCAAAATCAAAGTTCTCACCACCGATTTTACCGAGGCTAACGGCCTGCTCACCCCGTCCTTGAAAGTGAAACGGAACGTTGCGCTCAAGCGTTTTGCTTCGGTCATTGACGAGATCTACGGTGGTCCCGTTGAGGACTAA
- a CDS encoding chorismate mutase, translating into MVRAGLEDRAGAETSHVLTGAAGPADPPELAIPAELAAARATIDNIDAALIHILAERFRCTQRVGHIKAVHHLPPADPEREGRQISRLRALAEQSGLDPDFAEKFLSFMVTEVIRHHEDIRAEYHAGTPDADESGVS; encoded by the coding sequence ATGGTGAGGGCAGGTTTAGAGGATCGTGCGGGGGCTGAGACTTCTCACGTACTCACGGGGGCAGCCGGTCCCGCTGATCCACCCGAACTCGCGATCCCTGCGGAGCTTGCCGCCGCCCGCGCAACTATCGACAACATCGATGCCGCGCTCATTCACATCCTCGCTGAGCGTTTTCGGTGTACGCAGAGAGTTGGCCACATCAAGGCCGTTCATCATCTCCCCCCGGCCGACCCTGAACGTGAAGGTCGTCAGATTTCTCGCCTCCGTGCTCTTGCGGAGCAGTCGGGCTTAGACCCTGACTTTGCTGAGAAGTTCCTGTCTTTCATGGTCACCGAGGTGATCCGCCATCATGAGGATATTCGGGCCGAATACCACGCGGGCACGCCCGACGCCGATGAGTCAGGTGTCTCATAG
- the clpX gene encoding ATP-dependent Clp protease ATP-binding subunit ClpX: protein MARLTDGAELLKCSFCGKSQKQVRKLIGGSGVYICDECIDLCNEIIEEELGKQEPEQTSTPLPKPKEVNEFLDSWVIGQDRAKRALSVAVYNHYKRVRSREAGNDEDMLGTKSNILLLGPTGTGKTHLARSLARLLKVPFAIVDATALTEAGYVGEDVENILLRLIQEADGDIKKAERGIIYVDEIDKIGRKGENASITRDVSGEGVQQALLKIIEGTVASVPPQGGRKHPHQQFLEIDTSGILFIAAGAFAGIEEIVKARMGRRSTGFGSELRSTAEMGDLYESVTAEDLHKFGMIPEFIGRLPILTSTKELTEEDLVRVLTEPQNSLVHQYQHLFDLDGIDLEFTREALLAIAAKANARKTGARGLSSIMEETLSDLMFELPSRDDVARVVVTRDHVEGTGEAELYPSTNETAQTA, encoded by the coding sequence GTGGCACGGCTGACAGATGGTGCAGAACTGCTCAAATGCTCTTTTTGTGGGAAGAGCCAGAAGCAGGTGCGCAAACTCATCGGTGGATCCGGTGTGTACATCTGCGACGAATGCATCGACCTGTGCAACGAAATCATCGAGGAAGAGCTCGGTAAACAAGAACCCGAGCAGACGTCGACACCGCTGCCTAAACCTAAAGAAGTCAACGAATTCCTCGACTCCTGGGTCATCGGGCAGGATCGCGCTAAACGCGCCCTCTCTGTGGCCGTGTACAACCACTACAAGCGTGTGCGCTCACGCGAAGCCGGCAACGACGAAGACATGCTCGGCACCAAATCCAACATTCTTCTCCTGGGTCCAACTGGAACCGGGAAAACACATCTCGCGCGTTCCCTGGCCCGACTGCTGAAAGTTCCTTTCGCAATTGTTGACGCCACCGCCCTGACCGAAGCTGGCTACGTTGGCGAGGACGTGGAGAACATCCTCTTGCGCTTGATCCAAGAGGCCGACGGCGACATCAAGAAAGCTGAACGCGGCATCATCTACGTTGACGAAATCGACAAGATCGGACGTAAGGGAGAGAACGCCTCCATCACGCGTGACGTTTCCGGTGAAGGCGTACAGCAGGCGCTCTTGAAGATCATCGAAGGAACGGTTGCGTCCGTGCCACCACAGGGCGGACGCAAACACCCTCACCAGCAGTTCCTAGAGATCGACACCTCCGGCATCCTCTTCATCGCAGCCGGAGCTTTCGCTGGAATCGAAGAGATCGTCAAGGCACGAATGGGGCGGCGCTCAACGGGATTTGGTTCCGAGTTGCGTTCCACCGCCGAAATGGGTGATCTTTACGAGTCCGTCACCGCTGAGGACCTGCACAAGTTCGGCATGATCCCCGAATTCATTGGACGACTGCCGATCCTGACATCAACGAAAGAACTCACTGAAGAAGACCTGGTGCGGGTCCTCACCGAGCCGCAGAATTCTTTGGTTCATCAATATCAGCACCTCTTCGACCTCGATGGAATTGACCTGGAGTTCACCCGCGAGGCACTACTGGCAATCGCCGCGAAAGCAAATGCACGTAAAACCGGTGCTCGTGGGCTCTCGTCGATCATGGAAGAAACTTTGTCCGACCTGATGTTTGAGCTGCCAAGCCGAGATGATGTTGCCCGCGTCGTCGTTACGCGCGACCACGTCGAAGGCACCGGCGAGGCTGAACTTTATCCGTCCACCAACGAGACCGCCCAGACTGCCTAA
- a CDS encoding ATP-dependent Clp protease proteolytic subunit has protein sequence MTTQPYFEAIARQMPQARYVLPNFEERTAYGFKRQDPYAKLFEDRIVFLGVQVDDASADDVMAQLLVLESQDPDSLITMYINSPGGSFTALTAIYDTMQYIKPQIQTVCLGQAASAAAVLLAAGSPGKRLALPNARILIHQPAMEGMQGQASDIQIVADEIDRMRVWLEDTLAHHTGTPAEQIRRDIERDKILTAQQAADYGLVDQVLASRKAQ, from the coding sequence ATGACAACACAGCCCTACTTCGAGGCAATTGCCCGTCAAATGCCGCAGGCCCGCTACGTCCTGCCCAACTTCGAGGAACGCACCGCCTACGGTTTTAAGCGTCAGGATCCCTACGCCAAACTTTTCGAGGACCGAATTGTGTTCCTGGGCGTTCAGGTTGATGACGCGTCCGCTGATGACGTCATGGCTCAGCTGCTCGTCTTGGAATCCCAGGACCCAGACTCGCTGATCACCATGTACATCAACTCGCCCGGCGGCTCCTTCACAGCGCTCACAGCGATCTACGACACGATGCAGTACATCAAGCCCCAGATTCAGACTGTGTGCCTTGGTCAAGCGGCTTCGGCTGCCGCTGTGCTTCTGGCAGCGGGTTCTCCCGGCAAACGCCTTGCCCTGCCAAACGCCCGTATCCTCATTCATCAGCCGGCAATGGAGGGGATGCAAGGCCAGGCATCGGATATTCAGATTGTCGCCGATGAAATTGACCGCATGCGCGTGTGGCTTGAAGACACTCTCGCACATCACACGGGAACCCCTGCCGAGCAGATTCGGCGCGATATTGAACGCGACAAGATCCTCACCGCTCAGCAGGCAGCAGACTACGGTCTGGTTGACCAGGTGCTCGCCTCACGCAAAGCCCAGTAA
- a CDS encoding ATP-dependent Clp protease proteolytic subunit has product MSDVHIQGSGGQQAPLGLGDSVYQRLLKERIIWLSGPVQDENANAICAQLLLLAAEDPDRDIYLYINSPGGSVTAGMAIYDTMQYIKPDVVTVAMGLAASMGQFLLTAGAPGKRYITPHTRVLMHQPSGGAGGSATDIRINADLILKMKKELAEITAERTGKSVEQIEVDSDRDKWFSAYEALEYGFVDRVIESPEEVGQRAQDGEE; this is encoded by the coding sequence GTGAGCGACGTGCATATTCAAGGATCAGGCGGACAGCAGGCTCCGCTGGGACTCGGTGATTCCGTCTACCAGCGGCTGCTGAAAGAACGCATCATCTGGTTAAGCGGCCCCGTGCAAGACGAGAACGCCAATGCGATCTGCGCGCAGCTGCTCCTCCTTGCCGCCGAAGACCCTGACCGCGACATCTATCTCTACATCAACAGCCCCGGTGGATCCGTCACCGCCGGCATGGCGATCTACGACACGATGCAATACATCAAGCCCGATGTCGTCACCGTTGCTATGGGGCTCGCCGCTTCAATGGGCCAGTTCCTGCTGACTGCCGGAGCCCCGGGCAAGCGCTACATTACGCCGCACACGCGGGTGCTCATGCATCAGCCTTCCGGTGGTGCAGGCGGTTCTGCCACGGATATTCGGATCAACGCCGACCTCATCCTCAAGATGAAGAAAGAACTGGCAGAGATCACCGCCGAACGCACCGGAAAATCTGTCGAGCAGATCGAGGTCGACTCTGATCGTGACAAGTGGTTCAGCGCCTACGAAGCCTTGGAATACGGCTTCGTTGACCGCGTCATTGAATCCCCCGAAGAAGTTGGCCAGCGCGCCCAGGACGGAGAAGAGTGA
- the tig gene encoding trigger factor produces MKSTVETLEPTKVRLTVEVPYEELESEMTKAYKDIAGQVSIPGFRKGHVPPRVIDRRFGRAAVIEQVVNEVLPGHYSDAVAQNELRPMSQPEVEVTEIPNTTGEPGGQLVFTAEVPVVPDFELPEFDENTVITVDTAEVTDEDVQKELDELRGRFATLKTITRKAKTGDFATIDMVATIDGEEVDSVSDVSYEIGSGNMLDGQDKALRGTKAGEEVEFTAKLKGGDHEGEEADIKITVKAMKMRELPEADDDFAQMVSEFDTMDELMEDLRKQAATSKTSQQALQARDNLVEHLLEKTEILLPESVIEHELSHRVSEDAKPKEKKEARAQIERDYRSELLSEAIAKKLDVQVSQQELIDYAIQMSQNFGMDINQLFSSSQQMASVVADLGRAKALIEALRVVKVQDADGNDVDLSAFLGEAAAEADEAPEGHAGEESDEAASAQ; encoded by the coding sequence GTGAAAAGCACCGTTGAGACCCTAGAGCCCACCAAGGTTCGCCTGACAGTTGAGGTTCCTTACGAGGAACTCGAATCCGAGATGACCAAGGCGTACAAGGACATCGCCGGTCAGGTCTCCATTCCCGGATTCCGCAAGGGCCACGTGCCGCCGCGCGTCATTGATCGCCGTTTCGGCCGCGCAGCCGTTATCGAGCAGGTTGTCAACGAGGTCCTGCCCGGACATTACTCAGACGCTGTCGCACAGAACGAGCTCCGTCCGATGTCTCAGCCCGAAGTTGAGGTCACCGAAATCCCGAACACCACCGGAGAGCCCGGCGGACAGCTGGTCTTCACTGCCGAGGTGCCTGTTGTTCCCGACTTCGAGCTGCCCGAGTTCGACGAAAACACCGTCATCACCGTTGACACCGCTGAGGTCACTGACGAGGACGTGCAGAAGGAACTTGATGAGCTGCGCGGACGCTTCGCCACCCTCAAGACAATCACTCGCAAGGCCAAGACCGGTGATTTCGCCACCATCGACATGGTGGCAACGATTGACGGTGAAGAGGTTGATTCCGTTTCCGATGTCTCCTACGAGATCGGCTCGGGCAACATGCTTGACGGACAGGACAAGGCTCTGCGCGGCACCAAGGCCGGTGAAGAGGTCGAGTTCACCGCGAAGCTCAAGGGCGGAGACCACGAGGGCGAAGAAGCTGACATCAAGATCACCGTCAAAGCGATGAAGATGCGTGAGCTGCCCGAAGCTGACGATGATTTTGCTCAGATGGTTTCCGAGTTCGACACGATGGACGAACTCATGGAAGATCTGCGCAAGCAGGCCGCTACCTCGAAGACCTCGCAGCAGGCGCTACAGGCTCGTGACAACCTGGTTGAGCACCTGCTGGAGAAGACCGAGATCCTCCTGCCTGAGTCCGTTATTGAGCACGAGCTGTCCCACCGCGTGTCCGAGGATGCCAAGCCGAAGGAAAAGAAGGAAGCTCGCGCCCAGATCGAGCGCGACTACCGTTCTGAGCTGCTGTCCGAGGCCATCGCGAAGAAGCTTGATGTTCAGGTGTCTCAGCAGGAACTCATCGACTACGCGATCCAGATGTCCCAGAACTTCGGCATGGACATCAACCAGCTGTTCTCTTCCTCTCAGCAGATGGCATCCGTTGTGGCCGACCTGGGACGTGCGAAGGCCCTCATTGAGGCGCTGCGCGTGGTTAAGGTTCAGGATGCCGACGGTAACGACGTTGATCTGTCCGCATTCCTCGGTGAGGCCGCGGCTGAGGCTGACGAAGCCCCAGAAGGTCACGCCGGCGAGGAAAGCGACGAGGCCGCATCTGCGCAGTGA
- a CDS encoding DUF1349 domain-containing protein — translation MTSSLPTEIPWNDGTWTNEPVETRVEGGDLVVTARETSDAWRLTSYGFIHDTEHGLLVPFRPGTAVEVEFTADFSEQFDQAGIFIRRDDDRWVKAATEFSDGQLNAGAVVTNGYSDWSLARVSQWLGKRVLIRASWADHALTIRGGIVGEPLRLLRVAPFEESDDVMAGPLICAPTRSGLTIRFHSWRITKADQALHP, via the coding sequence GTGACTTCATCGCTGCCCACCGAGATCCCCTGGAACGACGGAACATGGACGAATGAGCCCGTAGAAACCCGAGTCGAGGGCGGGGACCTGGTTGTTACCGCACGGGAAACCAGCGACGCGTGGCGCCTAACGTCCTACGGGTTTATTCACGACACCGAACACGGTCTGCTTGTTCCCTTCCGCCCGGGAACAGCCGTCGAAGTGGAGTTCACCGCAGATTTTTCCGAACAATTCGACCAGGCCGGAATTTTTATTCGCCGCGACGATGACCGCTGGGTGAAAGCCGCAACCGAATTCTCCGACGGACAGCTCAACGCAGGAGCTGTCGTCACGAACGGCTACTCAGATTGGTCGCTTGCACGGGTCTCGCAGTGGCTCGGCAAGCGTGTCCTCATCCGCGCAAGCTGGGCGGATCACGCGTTAACGATTCGCGGGGGAATTGTGGGAGAGCCTCTTCGACTGCTGCGTGTTGCGCCTTTCGAGGAGTCCGACGACGTTATGGCCGGTCCCCTGATCTGCGCACCCACGCGATCGGGGCTGACGATTCGTTTCCATTCATGGCGGATCACCAAGGCCGATCAGGCGCTGCATCCGTAG